The DNA segment AAGCCTTTCTCGCGGAGCTTCACGCGAAGGAAGGCATCGATCGGGTTTCGCACCGCAGGGGCGTCGGCGACGTCCGTCGGCGACGGTACGGGTGGTCGCGACAAGGGACGAAGCGACCACCACGAGCGTGGGTCGTCCCCCGCCTCGGGCCATTCCGCCCCCTGGTCGATCCAGGCGCGGAGCGTCGCCGCCTGGGCGGCGGTTAATCGCTCGCCCTTCGGGGGCATGACGCGGTCTTCTTCCATCCCCGAAACGAGCTGGACGATCAGGCTCCCGGCGCCGTCGCCGGGGTTGATCGCCGGCCCCTCGTCGCCGCCGCGAAGGGCGTCGGCCTTGCGGTCGAGCCTGAGGCCCCCCTTGCGCGCCTGGGAGCCGTGGCAGACGACGCAACGCGCCGTGAAGATGGGCCGGACCTCGGATTCGAAGTCGACCCGACGCGCTGGGGCGTCGTCGCCAAAGGCAGGCGCGAGTGCGAACAGACCCAAAACCAGGGCGAGCGAGAAACGGGCCATGACGAACGTCCCCGAGGGTGGTGTCCCTGCATGGGTGGCGACGTCGTCATGATAGCCCGGTTCCGCCCCCGGGGCGAGTGCCTGACTCGCCGGCTCACGCCTGCGGGCGGTTTCGCGTCTGCGCGAGCGGCCCGATCTGCTCCAGGTCGGGGACGTACGTCACGCCGCCCCGGCCGGCGTAAGTCCGTTGCGTCGACGAGATAGTCGTGGCAGCGTCGCGCTGATTGATGCGGACGTGGCCGACCGGCTGGCCGATGATCGTCGAGTTCGTCACCTTCTGGAAGGAAATGAGGTTCAGCAACCCGGAGTCGTTGAGCACCATGCCGTCCGCGGTCGTTCCACGAATCGACTGGATCGTCCCCTGAACGTCGATGATCACCGAGCCCGCGAGGTCGGGCCGGAAGCTCTCGCTCAGGTCCGAGAGCTGGTTGGGATAATCCAGCACGAGCGAGCCGTGGGCCGTCTGCGTCACCTGGCTGAACAAACGGATGGTGTTCGGAGCCGAGGCGCCGTTGGCGACGCTGGTGTTGACCGCCAGATTGCGGTCGACGCTGCCGACGGCGGTCGCCGTGTCGTTCGGGTTCCCCGACGGGATCGTCACGTAGGCTCCGCCCGACGTGTACGCCTTCTGCTGGACCGTGCCGAACTGGTTGACGATGTTCTGACCGCCGGAAGAATTCGACTTCGTCGTGGTGACGGAGACGTTCAGGTAGCCGAGTTGGTCGTCCAGCGGCTGAAGCGTGTTGAACGGGGCCGCCACCGAGGTGTAGACGTTGTTCGACCCCGGGATGCCGGTGATGCCGCCCAGCAGCGAGATTCCAGCCGGCGGCGTGTAGTTCGAGGCCGTCTTGACGGCGGCCCCGGCGGCAAGGCTCTTGGTCACGTCGATCTGTTCGAGCTGGTTGGTGTCGACGTTCCCGATGACCGTGAATGAGTCGGTCGAGCCGGTGGCGAAGTAGCCCGCGGGGACTGAGAACGACCCCAACGACGTACCGTAGGTCGCGTCATAGACCGAGATCGACGACCCGTCGTTCACCAGGAGGACCAACCGCTGGCCGTCGCGGCCGAGCGCCAGGCCCACGTCCTGAGGCGAGCCGGCTACCGAGATCGGCGTCCAGGTCGAGTCCACCACGCCCTTGTTGGTGTTCAGGTCGAGCTGGAACCGGAGCACCTGGCCCGTGGTCGGGTCGTACCCGAAAATCCGCGAGTCGGTCTGGAGATCCGGGACAGTCGACAGATCTCCCTGAATCTTGTCGATGGCGATGACGACCCCCGGCGGCGGCTTGGGGAGGCCGGGATCGCCATGACTCGTCGTCGTCAGCAGCAGATTGCCCGCCGAGACGAACTCACCGTCGCCGCCCGCCAGCGTCTGCACGAGGAAGACGTCGCTGATGATCGGGTTGGCCGTACTGGACGTCGTCGTGCTTGTCGAACTGGTGCTGCTGCTCGACGAACTCGAACTGCTGCTCGATGAACTCGAACTACTGCTCGACGAACTCGAGCTGCTGCTCGACGAGGTCGAACTACTGCTCGACGAGGTGGCGATGATGTTCGCCAGGCTCGCGTTGTAGGTGGCCGAGTTGCCGCGGGCGTCATAGCGATTGGAGGCGGTCTCCATTCCGGTCAGCTCGCGAAGCTGGAGCTGCGAGCCCGGAGCGGCCGACCGCAGGGCGACGACGCCGATGCCGGCCTCCGCGTTGAAGGTGCCGCCAGCGATCAGGTCGAACTTCGGCAAGTTGATCATGCCGATCACCGGCGAGCCGATGCCGCTGGTGCTGTTCTGCGTCCCGCTCTGCGCCTGCGTGAGACTGTAAACCGATGCGAGAGCCGCCCGGCCGCTCCCTCCCTGCACGTTGCCGACGATCTTGGAGTACAGATTCGTCTTGCTGTACCGAAGGTTGAGCGCCCCGGCGTCGTCGACGTAAGTCCCTTCCAGGCTGCCTCGCCCCTGGACCGAGAGGACGACATGCGTCCCGTGAGGCGTCGTGTACGCGAACTGCTGGTTGTTCTTCAGGAACGTACCGTTGCTCGGTTGCACGGCCGCCGGCGTCGCGGTCGGTTGAGCTGCCGCGGCAGCCGCAGCGGCCGCCGCCTGGGCGTCCTTGAGAGCCTGCGCCGCCTGTTCTTGAGCGGTCTGGTAGGCCTCGGCGGCTGCGGCGGAGGCCAGATCGACCTGCCCCGTCGTCATCGGGTCGACGTTCGTTCCGCCCGACATCGAGCCCATCGAGTCGGCGCTCATCAACTGGCGGCCTTCCAGGCCTTCCATGATGGGCCGAACCCGACGCATCAGGCTCCTCCTGGTGTTCGACGGCGAGCGTCCCATCGCATCTCCTCCCTGAGCCCCTCCGAGCGACGTCCGAACCGCCCGGCCCATGGCGACTTTCCACACTATGGTTTCGGCAATCCGAGCCTTCCGCATAACTCGACTTGCCCTATCCATCGCCCCGCCGGGCAAATCCAGAAGACCCAGAAAATGCGCAAAACAGGCAACCGGCGCATCCAGGGGGCTTTTCACAGCCGTCGCCGCTTCCCGGAACCTTGGAACTCGATGAGTCCGACGCCGCCGCCCTCCCCTAGCGATCACGAGGCCGGCCCGTTACATTGGCTGGATGTTTGCGCCGGGACGTCCAGGGAGGGGGAAGGAACCGAAAGTCGACCTCGGGAACGACGAGAGCCCCCACCGCCGCGCGACGCCCGGCGAGGAGTCGAAGCAAAGGAGAACGATGGTGCTGCGCCGCAACGTTTGGCAGTCCTTGTCCTGGGGCCTCGTGGTGTCGTTGACCGTCCTGGGCACGGGCCGTGCGTCCGCTCAGGAGGCCGCCAAGGTCGAGGTCAAGGCTGAGGAGCCCAAGAAGGAAGAGCCCAAGAAGGAAGAGCCCAAGGCCGAGGCTCCCAAGGCTGAAGAGCCGAAGAAGGCCGAGGCCTCCGCCGAGACCGCGCCTCCGACGATTCCGCCGGAAGTCGAGGCCAAGCTGGAAGCCGCCCGGAAGGCCGTCGCCGAGGCGATCGTCGCCGCCCAGGACGCCGGGCTCGTCGACAGCTCCATCGACCCGCCGCCGATCCTCGACATCCTCATCAAGGGCTATGCCGACGACGGCAAGACCCTCAAGAACAAGGACGGCAAGAAGCCCTACGCCGTCAGCCCCGAAGTCTTCGGCGCGTGGTACACCGGATACGGCAAGGTCGACGGCGTGAACTACGTCAACGACGTCCGCATCCTGAACCCCAACGCCGGCCTCAAGGCCTGGTACGACCAGCGCGCCGGCATCCTGAACCGTCACATCGAGGCCGTCCGCAAGGCGAAGCCGGCCCCGGCCGCCGCTCCCGCCGCGGAGCCCAAGAAGGAAGAAGCCCCCAAGACCGAAGCCCCCAAGGCTGAGGAGCCCAAGAAGGAAGAGGCTCCCAAGGCTGAGGAGCCCAAGAAGGAAGAGGCCCCCAAGGCCGAACCCAAGAAGGATTGACCCGGAGGGCGGAGCGGCCCCCCTGCTCGCTTCGGCTGCTTCCAATCCCCTGCTGAGGCCCTGTGCGCCCGGAAGCCTTTCCGGGCGCATTTCATTTCGATCGCCCCGAGGCTGGAATCAGTGACGCCGCTCAACACGTCCAGGGGGACCGCCCCGCTGCCGATCCTCTCGATCGCCTCGGGAAGCGCCCAGCGGTTGGGGGCGTCGGCGGTGCTGGTCATGGCTGAGGGCCCCATGGAATGGGACCTCGTCCGTCCGGTCGCGGACGGCGGGGTCGACTTCATGGTCGCCAGCGCTTCGGAACGCCAGCTTGAGGCGATCCGCAAGGCCGGACTGACGGCGATCGAGGTGGAGCCGATCGAGGCGGCCATCGCTGAACGAATCACCCTGGCCCTGATCGAGGCCGTCGCCAACGATCACGTCAAAGCTGGAGCGCGGGTGGTCGTCGTCTATTCCGGCTTCGAGGCCGAGGCGCTGGACTCGATCAGTGTCATCCGCCTCGGCGAACACCTGGAGCGCCTCACCGCCCGCGACCTCCGCGCTCTGGAGACCTCCGTCCCGTTCGACACGCTCAAGGCGGTCGTCGACACGGCCGTCGAGATCGGCCGCGAGGGCCGCGAGGGCAAGGCGGTCGGCTCGTTGATCGTCGTCGGCGACGTCCGGAACGTCCTAAACCGCACGCGCCCCCTTGGTTTCGACCCGTTCAAGGGCTACCGGCGGAAAGAGCGGAACGTTCGCGACACCCGCGTCCGCGAGGCGATCAAGGAGATCGCCCAGTTGGATGGGGCTTTCGTCGTCGGCCGCGACGGGACCGTCGAGGCCGCCTGCCGGCTAATCGACGCCCCCGTCGCCGGGCTTACCCTTCCCAAGGGACTGGGCACCCGCCACTGGGCCGCGGCGGCCATCACCAGCGTCACCCGGGCCGTCGCCGTGGTCGTCAGCCAGTCCACCGGCTCCGTCCGGATCTTCCAGGACGGCGACGTCATCCTCCGCATCGCTCCGATGCGCCACGCCCGCGCCATGAAGTGGCAAGACGCTGAGAGCGAGCCCGCCGACCCGCCCCCGCGTAGTCGAGAGCGCGAGCGGGACCGAGAGCGAGACCGGGAGAAGTCGCCCCCGAGTACGCCGCCGCGCACGCCGACCTCAACCTGAGAGAGGCCCGTCGATGGGTTGGTTCCACGGATCGTCCACATCCCCTACCGCGGCCGGTCCCGCCGTTGAGGCGATCACGGACCCCGGATCGCCCTCCGCAGGCCTGGTCCTGGTGGCCGACGGCATCGGCGGAATGGATCTTTGCGGCCGGGCCCTGGCTCGAGTCGTCAAGGCGGCGGCGTTGCCTTACACGACCTGGGTCGTCCACTGGTGCCACGGCTTCGGCCGATGGTATGCCGACCTCACCCGATACGCCGACTGCGAGGCCCGCGCCGCCGACGTCGCCGAGACGATCCGCCTGTTCCGGGATCGTCGCCCGGACGTCCCCATCTTCCTCGTCGGCAAGTCCGGCGGCTGCGCGGTGATGGTCAAGGCTCTTGAACGGATTGGGGCCCCACTGGTCGAGCGGGCCGTGCTGCTGGCCCCGGCGCTGTCGCCGGGCTACGACCTCGCCCCGGCTCTTCAGAACGTCAACAGCGACGTCGTCGTCCACTGGTCGCCGTACGACCTCTTCTTCCTGGGGTTGGGGACGGGCGTCTTCGGCACGTCCGACCGAGTCCGAGGCCGAGGGGCCGGCCTCGTCAGCTTTCGCACGCCAAGCGCGGGCGACGATCCGTCGCGACAAGAGGCCTATCGGAAGCTCCGCCAGGTGAGGTGGACTCCGTCCATGAGCCTGACCGGCTACTTCGGCGGTCACCTCGGTCCGGATTCGCCGCGCTTTCTGGCTAAGTACATCGTGCCCTTGCTGCGGGTCGAGAGGGCGGCCGAGGCGTGAATCGCCGCCGAGGGTCAAGCCGTCGCTCAGGCCGGGCCGATAGGAGTAGGGCCGTCGCGGTGAACCTTCACCAGGCGGCCTCCCTCCTCGCGGTCGAGCTTGCGAGCGTCGGGAACGCGGCCCTCCGGCGCCAGCCGAAGGCCCCGCTCCGGACGCTCGCGCCGTCGCGGCGCCCCGGCCGGTCCAACGACCCGCCCCGCCGCACGCGCCTCGTCCGCGAGAACGTGCGCCGTGAACCCGCACCGCGCGGCGGCCCCCGCCTCCTCCCAAGACGAACTCGCCCAGACTCCTCAACACGCGGAGGCGGGGGCCGCCCGCACCTGCTCCCTCGAAGTCGACGCAACCTGAAAGCTGCAAACAGCTTTTCCGCTTTCAGGAAGGTCGCCGGCCGGGCAGGCGTCTTGACCGTCCGCCGCCGTTGTCGGATAAGAAAGGGAACAAACGGCGCCTTCCGCGCGCCGTGATCGCCGACCGGAGCTTGTCCCGTCGCGATCCGAATGCCGTCTCGTCGGGAATTGGATCGGTCCCGGCCTCGGCCCCGCCCACGGCGGCCCCAGACGGCGACACCCATTCAACAATTAGAGGATCAATATGAGTAAGTCGATCGCCGCGATCGCGCAGGTCAAAGGCCGCGAGATCCTGGACAGCCGAGGCAACCCGACCGTCGAGGTGGACGTCGTCCTGGCCGACGGCACCCTCGGCCGCGCCGCGGTCCCCTCCGGCGCGAGCACCGGGGCCTACGAGGCTGTTGAACTCCGCGACGGCGACAAGAAGCGGTACGGCGGCAAGGGCGTCTCCAAGGCCGTCGACAACGTCAACGGCGCCCTGGCCAAGGTCGTCGTCGGCCGCGACCCGGCCGACCAGATCGGCCTCGACCGCTCGATGCTCGAGGCGGACGGCACGCCCAACAAGGGCAAGCTCGGCGCCAACGCGATCCTGGGCGTCAGCATGGCCGCCGCCAAGGCCGCCGCCGCCGCCCACGGCCTCCCGCTCTACCGCTACATCGGCGGCGCCAACGCCCACGTCCTGCCCGTGCCGATGGCCAACATCATCAACGGCGGAAAGCACGCCGACAACAAGATCGACTTCCAGGAATTCATGATCATGCCCGTCGGCGCGAAGTCCTTCAAGGAAGGCATTCGCGTCGTCGCCGAGATCTTCCACCAGTTGAAGTCGGTGCTGAAGAAGGCCGGCCACAACACCAACGTCGGTGACGAGGGCGGCTTCGCCCCCAACCTCGACAACGAAGAAGCCATCAAGTACATCCTCGACGCCACGACCAAGGCCGGCTACGAGCCCGGCCGCGACAAGGACGTCGCCATCGCCCTGGACTGCGCCAGCTCCGAGCTGTTCGACGAAGGGGGCAAGAAGGGCTACAAGTTCTGGAAGTCCGCCCCGGACAAGCTCTTCACCAGCGCCCAGATGATCGAGCTGTTCTCCGAGTGGGTCGCCAAGTACCCGATCATCTCGATCGAGGACCCGCTCGACCAGGACGACTGGGCCGGCTACACCGAGTTCACCAAGGAGCTGGGGAGCAAGGTGCAGATCGTCGGCGACGACTTCTTCGTCACCAACACCGAGCGTCTGGCCCGCGGCATCAAGGAAAAGGCGACCAACAGCATCCTCATCAAGGTGAACCAGATCGGCACCCTGAGCGAGACGCTGGCCGCGATCGACATGGCCCACCGCGCCGGCTACACGTCGGTCATCAGCCACCGCTCCGGCGAGACCGAGGACTCGACGATCGCCGACATCGCTGTCGCCACCAACGCCGGCCAGATCAAGACCGGCTCCGCCAGCCGCTCCGACCGCATCGCCAAGTACAACCAACTCCTCCGCATCGAGGAAGAGCTGGGCAAGGACGCCGTCTACGGCCCCGGCCCCAAGGCCGGGCTCTGATCGGTTCGTAAGACCCGCGTGAACGAATGGGGCCCGACGCGAGAGACGACCTCTCCACGTCGGGCCTTTCGCTTGCGCTCCAGTCTTACCCTGGCGAAGCCCTGGTTACTTCTCGGTGCGCTTCAGCGTCCTCGGCGAGCCGTCGCCGATGGTGAACTGGACGGCCGTGGGCTTGCCCTCGGCGTCCTTCTCGAAGAGGAGGCCGCCGTCGGTGTAGGGCAGGACGAAGTGGAGCGGGCTGACGGGGACGATCCGCAGCGGCGTGGCCCGGAAGGGGAGCTTCATCAGGAGATAGTCCTCCTGACGAGTCACGACGATCTGAAGCGCGTTCGAGCCGCTGCCGCCGCCGTACGTGCCGGCCAGTGCGTCGAGCTCAGGGGTGGATACGGCCACGATCTTCGGCTCGCGGCGTTCCTCCTCCGTCGCGGGGATCCGCTCGGGGAGCTTGCGGAGCCAGATGTTCCGGAACTTCACCGGATGGCTGTGATCCTGCAGCTCAAGCGGGCCCGTCGAGACGCCCGGAGCGTACGGGACCGCCTCCAGCCACGAGGTTCCTCCGACGGGCGTCTCGCCGTTCTGGACGAGGACGCCGTTGAGGAAAGCCGTGATCCGGGCCGGTTCGCGGAGCGCTCCGGAAGGGCTGTAGCGAGGGGCGCGGAAGGCGATGTCGTAAGCCTGCCACTCGCCGGGGGGGCGGGTCGCGTTGAAGAGCGGCGGATACTGGCCGTAGATGGCGCCGGCCATGCCGTCGGAGTAGGTGTCGGCCTTGTACGTGTCCAGCACCTGGAGTTCAAACGCCCCCATCAGGAAGACGCCGCTGTTGCCACGGTTCTGACTCGTCCCCTTCGGCGGATTGGGCGAGGCCCATTCCAGGTGAAGCTGGATGTCGCCGAACGTCTCCTTGGTGATGATCTTCCCCTTGCCCGGGGCGACCGTGAACGCGCCGTCGGCCACCTTCCACTCGACCGACCCACCATTGGCCGACTTCCAGGCGTCAAGGCTCTTGCCGTCGAAGAGGACCACGGCGTCGGGCGGCGCAGGTGTCCCGAGCGACCATGGCGCCGGTTCGACGACGGCCGGCTTGGGACGGTGGACGTCGTGCTGACGCCAACCGCTGGGGGTTGCCAGCGACGTCACCCGGGGCTGATCGCCGGCCATTCCCAACGAGGCCGCGACGACCGCAGCCCCTCCCAGTACGACGCGACGGAGTCGGAACGGACGAGCGATCATGATGACGAGCCCCCGAGCACCAGGGATGACAGGGAAGCGCTCCCCGAGGCCACGACCCACCGGAGAGACGAGAATGGCCAGTATAACTCGCGCCTAACGGGAAACGAGCCCCCGACGGATTGACTCGCCCGCTCCGACGATCGCCTGCACGCAATGCCGTCGAGCTACGCAGGCCGTGCCTCGCATTCGGGCTTCCAGCATACCCCGATGATCGAAGAACCTGTCCGAAAGATCTCGCCCACCCTCTTCACAATGTGGCGTTCGGCGTATAAAAGAGAGACGGCACGCTTATTGCTTAACCGGCTGGCAGTTTCGAGATGCGACGGAGACGTCGCTTCCCCCCCGTCTACTCCGAGGCAATTCGGACGCCCCTGCGAAATGAGCGAAGCTGCGATCGTCCCGACTCAGGAGAGCTCGCTGCTGCTGACCCTGGAAGAGGTCAGTCAGCTCGTTTCGCATTCGCACGACCCCCAGGAAACGC comes from the Paludisphaera rhizosphaerae genome and includes:
- a CDS encoding diadenylate cyclase, yielding MTPLNTSRGTAPLPILSIASGSAQRLGASAVLVMAEGPMEWDLVRPVADGGVDFMVASASERQLEAIRKAGLTAIEVEPIEAAIAERITLALIEAVANDHVKAGARVVVVYSGFEAEALDSISVIRLGEHLERLTARDLRALETSVPFDTLKAVVDTAVEIGREGREGKAVGSLIVVGDVRNVLNRTRPLGFDPFKGYRRKERNVRDTRVREAIKEIAQLDGAFVVGRDGTVEAACRLIDAPVAGLTLPKGLGTRHWAAAAITSVTRAVAVVVSQSTGSVRIFQDGDVILRIAPMRHARAMKWQDAESEPADPPPRSRERERDRERDREKSPPSTPPRTPTST
- a CDS encoding serine aminopeptidase domain-containing protein, whose protein sequence is MGWFHGSSTSPTAAGPAVEAITDPGSPSAGLVLVADGIGGMDLCGRALARVVKAAALPYTTWVVHWCHGFGRWYADLTRYADCEARAADVAETIRLFRDRRPDVPIFLVGKSGGCAVMVKALERIGAPLVERAVLLAPALSPGYDLAPALQNVNSDVVVHWSPYDLFFLGLGTGVFGTSDRVRGRGAGLVSFRTPSAGDDPSRQEAYRKLRQVRWTPSMSLTGYFGGHLGPDSPRFLAKYIVPLLRVERAAEA
- the eno gene encoding phosphopyruvate hydratase yields the protein MSKSIAAIAQVKGREILDSRGNPTVEVDVVLADGTLGRAAVPSGASTGAYEAVELRDGDKKRYGGKGVSKAVDNVNGALAKVVVGRDPADQIGLDRSMLEADGTPNKGKLGANAILGVSMAAAKAAAAAHGLPLYRYIGGANAHVLPVPMANIINGGKHADNKIDFQEFMIMPVGAKSFKEGIRVVAEIFHQLKSVLKKAGHNTNVGDEGGFAPNLDNEEAIKYILDATTKAGYEPGRDKDVAIALDCASSELFDEGGKKGYKFWKSAPDKLFTSAQMIELFSEWVAKYPIISIEDPLDQDDWAGYTEFTKELGSKVQIVGDDFFVTNTERLARGIKEKATNSILIKVNQIGTLSETLAAIDMAHRAGYTSVISHRSGETEDSTIADIAVATNAGQIKTGSASRSDRIAKYNQLLRIEEELGKDAVYGPGPKAGL
- a CDS encoding 3-keto-disaccharide hydrolase; its protein translation is MIARPFRLRRVVLGGAAVVAASLGMAGDQPRVTSLATPSGWRQHDVHRPKPAVVEPAPWSLGTPAPPDAVVLFDGKSLDAWKSANGGSVEWKVADGAFTVAPGKGKIITKETFGDIQLHLEWASPNPPKGTSQNRGNSGVFLMGAFELQVLDTYKADTYSDGMAGAIYGQYPPLFNATRPPGEWQAYDIAFRAPRYSPSGALREPARITAFLNGVLVQNGETPVGGTSWLEAVPYAPGVSTGPLELQDHSHPVKFRNIWLRKLPERIPATEEERREPKIVAVSTPELDALAGTYGGGSGSNALQIVVTRQEDYLLMKLPFRATPLRIVPVSPLHFVLPYTDGGLLFEKDAEGKPTAVQFTIGDGSPRTLKRTEK